The Erigeron canadensis isolate Cc75 chromosome 4, C_canadensis_v1, whole genome shotgun sequence genome window below encodes:
- the LOC122597622 gene encoding protein MANNAN SYNTHESIS-RELATED 1-like encodes MDVRQVMGAVLTFSMFMMLGNMIKRDHFEGDVLLDIPATAKAEQDFKKPISNADQDYMKTMRHSLFELSKGLRKSDAQPLKLCWNNTSLPKGNENSKGFVTFSLTDGPEYHISQIANAVLVAKHLDATLVLPEIVGSKGEKRGFEEIYDMEKFLTVMNGVIRVQRHKTPGTSTKKLVSVKVPYNANRNYIMTNIKPLFQKTQNVRVVTYFPSSTMGQGKVDKDMDPHSCWATFEALRLKPELQAMVDSLAERLRNHGQNGQFAAIDYKGALLGKGICQSNANKERKNCYNPVEIAQFLQRIGYPLNATIYMTQSKADRSIGAVKDLYHNTLTKEDITNEDEKGKLLNSELEQDIIDFHLCSISDIFMPAKSGLFYANVVGNRIATGKIDILVPAQITSDLAQNHVSSYISKRSHPAYACFC; translated from the exons ATGGATGTGAGGCAGGTTATGGGAGCGGTTCTTACATTTTCCATGTTTATGATGCTTGGTAATATGATCAAaagagaccattttgaaggtgATGTTTTG CTTGACATCCCAGCGACTGCGAAGGCTGAACAAGACTTCAAAAAACCGATTTCGAATGCTGATCAAGACTACATGAAGACTATGAGGCACAGTCTTTTTGAACTTTCTAAAGGACTACGGAAAAGTGATGCTCAACCCTTGAAGCTTTGTTGGAACAATACATCACTAC CGAAAGGAAATGAGAACTCAAAAGGTTTTGTTACGTTTTCATTAACTGATGGCCCAGAATATCACATTTCTCAG ATCGCCAATGCGGTGCTAGTTGCTAAACATCTTGATGCAACTCTGGTGCTACCAGAGATTGTTGGCAGCAAAGGTGAAAAAAG AGGTTTCGAAGAAATTTATGATATGGAGAAATTCTTAACGGTCATGAACGGTGTGATTCGAGTACAAAGGCATAAAACTCCGGGAACATCAACGAAAAAGCTCGTTAGTGTAAAAGTTCCCTACAACGCTAACCGGAACTACATTATGACCAATATTAAACCTCTAtttcaaaaaacacaaaacGTGCGGGTCGTAACGTATTTTCCTTCGTCAACCATGGGACAAGGCAAAGTCGACAAGGATATGGACCCTCATTCATGTTGGGCAACTTTCGAGGCACTCCGTTTAAAGCCTGAACTGCAAGCAATGGTCGACTCACTTGCTGAGAGGCTAAGAAACCATGGACAAAATGGGCAATTTGCTGCTATAGACTATAAGGGTGCGCTGTTGGGAAAAGGTATTTGTCAAAGTAATGCaaataaagagagaaaaaattgCTATAACCCTGTCGAAATTGCACAATTTCTTCAAAGAATTGGCTACCCACTAAATGCGACAATTTACATGACTCAATCAAAAGCGGACCGTAGCATTGGTGCAGTGAAAGATTTATACCACAACACACTCACAAAG GAAGACATAACGAATGAAGACGAGAAGGGGAAGCTTCTCAACTCGGAACTGGAACAAGATATCATCGACTTCCATTTATGTTCAATTAGTGACATTTTCATGCCTGCAAAATCTGGTCTCTTTTATGCTAACGTTGTTGGAAATAGAATAGCAACCGGCAAGATAGACATTCTTGTCCCAGCTCAAATAACATCAGACTTGGCACAAAATCATGTCTCCTCATACATATCAAAAAGAAGTCACCCAGCATATGCTTGTTTCTGTTAA
- the LOC122596784 gene encoding protein LSD1-like isoform X1: MDQLICGGCRTLLMYPRGATNVRCSCCHMVNLVPGGSNQVAQVNCGNCRIRLMYPYGAPSVRCAVCHYITNVNMNNGRIPTPVPMRPSGIASSGPMPPDPIAVPHSHDQTVVVENPMSVDESGKLVSNVVVGVTTEKKAVK, translated from the exons ATGGATCAACTGATATGTGGAGGGTGCAGAACGTTGCTGATGTATCCGCGTGGTGCTACTAATGTCAGATGCTCCTGTTGTCATATGGTCAATCTTGTTCCCGGTG GTTCAAACCAGGTTGCTCAAGTAAACTGTGGAAATTGTCGTATAAGGCTGATGTATCCATATGGTGCTCCGTCAGTTAGATGTGCAGTTTGTCACTACATTACAAATGTCAAT ATGAACAACGGAAGAATACCCACTCCTGTTCCTATGCGGCCCAGTGGAATTGCATCATCAGGACCAATGCCCCCTGACCCGATA GCAGTGCCGCATTCTCATGACCAAACTGTGGTTGTTGAAAATCCCATGTCTGTTGACGAGAGTGGAAAATTG GTAAGCAATGTTGTTGTTGGAGTAACCACAGAGAAGAAAGCGGTCAAGTGA
- the LOC122596784 gene encoding protein LSD1-like isoform X2, translating to MDQLICGGCRTLLMYPRGATNVRCSCCHMVNLVPGGSNQVAQVNCGNCRIRLMYPYGAPSVRCAVCHYITNVNAVPHSHDQTVVVENPMSVDESGKLVSNVVVGVTTEKKAVK from the exons ATGGATCAACTGATATGTGGAGGGTGCAGAACGTTGCTGATGTATCCGCGTGGTGCTACTAATGTCAGATGCTCCTGTTGTCATATGGTCAATCTTGTTCCCGGTG GTTCAAACCAGGTTGCTCAAGTAAACTGTGGAAATTGTCGTATAAGGCTGATGTATCCATATGGTGCTCCGTCAGTTAGATGTGCAGTTTGTCACTACATTACAAATGTCAAT GCAGTGCCGCATTCTCATGACCAAACTGTGGTTGTTGAAAATCCCATGTCTGTTGACGAGAGTGGAAAATTG GTAAGCAATGTTGTTGTTGGAGTAACCACAGAGAAGAAAGCGGTCAAGTGA
- the LOC122596473 gene encoding calcium-transporting ATPase 10, plasma membrane-type-like: protein MSGGGSSPYRRHHNDVEAGIGEFEEDYESVSDPFDIVRTKSASVDRLRRWRQAALVLNASRRFRYTLDLKKEEEKKQIIAKIRTHAQVIRAAYLFQAAATKSNGTERAPPSPIPTGDYSISPDQLATMTRDHDFSALQTYGGVKGLSEKVKTNPEKGIQDDESNILERKNVFGSNTYPKKKGRSFWRFVFDACRDTTLIILMVAAAASLALGIKTEGIKEGWYDGGSIALAVIIVIVVTAVSDYKQSLQFQNLNEEKQNIHLEVVRGGRRIEISIFDIVVGDVIPLKIGDQVPADGILISGHSLAIDESSMTGESKIVHKDQKAPFLMSGCKVADGYGTMLVTSVGINTEWGLLMASISEDNGEETPLQVRLNGVATFIGIVGLVVAIAVLIILLVRYFTGHSKNTDGSVQFTAGKTSLSDAVDGAIKIFTVAVTIVVVAVPEGLPLAVTLTLAYSMRKMMADKALVRRLSACETMGSATTICSDKTGTLTLNLMTVVEAYICGKKIDPPNNKSELPSELVALLIEAIAQNTTGSVFLPEGGGNVEVSGSPTEKAILQWGVNLGMNFDVIRSESTIVHAFPFNSEKKRGGVAVKRPDSEVHIHWKGAAEIVLAACTSYMDANGTLVPLDTHKVEYFKKAIETMAIGSLRCVAIAYRTVKDETFPTDEEELEHWQMPEDDLVLLAIVGLKDPCRPNVKDAVRLCIKAGVKVRMVTGDNLQTAKAIALECGILESNADAREPNLIEGKTFRGLSEDQRLEVADKISVMGRSSPNDKLLLVQALRKKGHVVAVTGDGTNDAPALHEADIGLAMGIQGTEVAKESSDIIILDDNFASVVKVVRWGRSVYANIQKFIQFQLTVNVAALVINVVAAISSGDVPLNAVQLLWVNLIMDTLGALALATEPPTDHLMDRTPVGRREPLITNIMWRNLLVQAFYQVTVLLVLNFEGRKILHLEHENAEDAAKKKNTLIFNAFVFSQIFNEFNARKPDEMNVFAGVTKNRLFMGIVGFTIVLQVIIIMFLGKFTTTVRLSWQLWLVSIIIGIISWPLAVLGKLIPVPVRPLSQYFSILFKQCMPSGRRNRGSSRGNVDDT from the exons ATGAGTGGCGGTGGTAGTTCGCCGTACCGGAGGCATCACAACGATGTGGAAGCCGGTATAGGTGAGTTTGAAGAGGATTACGAGTCCGTTTCCGATCCTTTCGATATCGTGAGAACAAAGAGCGCTTCAGTCGACCGCCTTAGAAGATGGAGG CAAGCAGCGCTTGTGCTCAATGCTTCTCGTCGATTTCGCTACAccttagatttaaaaaaagaagaagagaagaaaCAAATTATAGCCAAGATAAGGACACATGCGCaagttatacga GCTGCCTATCTTTTTCAAGCTGCCgcaacaaaatcaaatg GAACAGAGAGAGCACCTCCATCTCCTATTCCTACGGGTGATTATAGCATTAGCCCGGATCAACTTGCTACAATGACCAGAGATCACGATTTCTCTGCTCTGCAAACTTACGGCGGG GTCAAAGGATTGTCGGAGAAGGTTAAGACAAATCCTGAGAAGGGGATTCAGGATGATGAGTCAAATATATTGGAGAGGAAGAATGTTTTTGGGTCAAATACGTACCCAAAGAAAAAGGGAAGAAGCTTTTGG AGGTTTGTCTTTGATGCTTGTCGAGATACTACTTTAATTATCTTGATGGTAGCTGCAGCTGCTTCTTTAGCATTGGGTATTAAGACTGAG GGGATTAAAGAAGGTTGGTATGATGGTGGGAGTATTGCATTGGCGGTTATCATTGTTATAGTTGTTACAG CTGTCAGTGATTATAAACAGTCgcttcaatttcaaaatttaaatgaagAGAAGCAGAATATACACTTGGAG GTTGTAAGAGGCGGTAGAAGGATTGAAATTTCAATATTCGATATCGTTGTTGGTGATGTAATACCTTTAAAAATCGGTGACCAG GTTCCTGCTGATGGGATATTAATATCTGGTCACTCTTTGGCTATTGATGAATCGAGTATGACTGGAGAGAGTAAAATT GTTCATAAGGACCAGAAAGCACCATTCTTAATGTCTGGATGCAAGGTTGCAGATGGATATGGTACTATGCTg GTTACTAGTGTTGGAATAAATACAGAATGGGGTTTACTAATGGCTAGCATCTCAGAGGATAATGGTGAGGAAACTCCATTACAG GTGAGGTTGAATGGAGTGGCCACATTTATAGGTATAGTTGGGCTTGTGGTAGCCATAGCTGTTCTCATTATCCTTCTTGTCAG GTATTTTACTGGGCATTCGAAGAACACAGATGGAAGTGTACAGTTCACTGCTGGCAAAACTAGTCTAAGTGATGCTGTGGATGGTGCAATTAAAATTTTCACTGTTGCA GTCACTATTGTCGTTGTCGCGGTTCCTGAAGGGCTACCCTTAGCTGTCACATTAAC GCTTGCATATTCTATGCGTAAAATGATGGCAGATAAGGCACTG GTTAGAAGGCTTTCTGCCTGTGAGACAATGGGTTCTGCTACTACAATTTGCAGTGATAAAACTGGAACATTGACATTAAACTTG atgaccgTGGTTGAGGCATACATTTGCGGGAAGAAAATTGATCCACCAAATAACAAGTCagaactaccctctgaacttgtagCTCTTCTCATCGAAGCCATAGCTCAAAATACAACTGGCAGTGTCTTTTTGCCCGAG GGTGGTGGTAATGTTGAAGTGTCTGGATCGCCAACAGAAAAAGCTATTCTCCAATGGGGGGTTAAT CTTGGAATGAATTTTGATGTCATCAGGTCAGAATCTACAATAGTCCATGCATTCCCATTTAATTCAGAGAAAAAACGAGGCGGCGTTGCAGTGAAAAGG CCCGATTCGGAAGTTCATATACACTGGAAAGGAGCTGCTGAAATTGTGTTAGCTGCATGTACCAGCTACATGGATGCCAATGGGACCTTAGTGCCTTTGGATACTCATAAG GTGGAGTATTTTaaaaaagcaattgaaactATGGCTATTGGAAGTCTGCGTTGTGTTGCTATTGCATATCGAACTGTAAAAGATGAAACTTTTCCAACTGATGAAGAGGAATTAGAGCATTGGCAAATGCCTGAGGATGATCTTGTTTTGTTAGCAATCGTTGGTTTGAAG GATCCTTGTAGGCCGAATGTGAAAGATGCAGTTCGACTTTGTATAAAGGCTGGTGTGAAGGTAAGAATGGTGACGGGTGATAATCTTCAAACAGCCAAAGCAATAGCCCTTGAATGTGGGATTTTGGAGTCAAATGCAGATGCAAGAGAACCAAATCTAATCGAAGGGAAAACATTCAGGGGATTATCAGAAGATCAAAGGCTAGAAGTTGCTGATAAGATATCT GTGATGGGGCGGTCTTCCCCTAATGATAAATTACTACTTGTGCAAGCACTTAGGAAGAAAGGGCATGTTGTTGCTGTTACTGGGGATGGTACTAATGATGCCCCTGCATTACATGAG GCTGATATTGGGCTAGCTATGGGTATCCAAGGAACTGAAGTGGCGAAAGAGAGCAGTGATATAATCATATTAGACGACAACTTTGCTTCAGTTGTCAAG GTTGTTAGATGGGGAAGATCCGTTTATGCCAATATCCAGAAATTCATTCAGTTTCAGCTCACTGTAAATGTTGCCGCTCTCGTTATTAATGTTGTTGCTGCTATATCTTCGGGTGATGTCCCACTGAATGCAGTGCag CTCCTCTGGGTCAATCTTATAATGGACACTCTTGGTGCGCTTGCTCTAGCTACTGAACCACCAACAGATCACCTCATGGACCGAACCCCAGTTGGCCGAAG GGAACCTCTCATCACGAACATAATGTGGAGGAATTTGTTGGTACAG GCATTTTATCAAGTGACTGTCCTCCTTGTACTCAATTTTGAAGGCAGAAAGATTCTGCATTTAGAGCATGAAAACGCTGAGGATGCTGCTAAAAAGAAGAACACACTCATATTTAACGCTTTTGTCTTCTCTCAG ATTTTCAATGAATTTAATGCTCGAAAGCCTGATGAGATGAACGTTTTTGCTGGAGTTACCAAAAACCGCTTATTCATGGGAATCGTTGGCTTTACTATTGTACTGCAA GTgattataatcatgtttttgggGAAATTTACAACTACTGTTCGGCTGAGCTGGCAATTGTGGCTAGTTTCAATTATTATTGGGATTATCAG TTGGCCTCTTGCGGTTCTCGGGAAATTAATACCTGTTCCTGTGCGGCCCTTGAGTCAATACTTTTCTATTCTCTTCAAGCAATGTATGCCATCCGGTCGAAGAAATAGAG GTTCATCAAGAGGAAATGTGGATGACACATGA
- the LOC122598231 gene encoding uncharacterized protein LOC122598231, with translation MEGGVFEDERIIGIGNKRGRDQNDEKEGEKIVGRLGKRPSGIVVMDEEDQDQYSYSGDEMINGVKYEEEKSSTPTSATAGGGFFNQLITNLVNSPKSSADRHGCSANKFGHGSGEIVAGGGDDDDDGHVVVENGGGAGADHENNNDKENGGGESIIDDIVAKLPRTLSEDTVTAPEPDEASILLHSIIHD, from the exons ATGGAAGGGGGTGTGTTTGAAGATGAGAGGATAATTGGTATTGGCAACAAAAGGGGTAGAGATCAAAATGATGAGAAAGAAGGTGAGAAAATTGTAGGAAGGCTGGGAAAGAGGCCAAGTGGGATAGTTGTGATGGAtgaagaagatcaagatcaatacaGCTATAGTGGTGATGAAATGATCAATGGAGTTaaatatgaagaagaaaaatcaTCCACACCTACTTCAGCTACTGCTGGTGGTGGCTTTTTTAATCAGCTAATTACCAATTTGGTTAATAGCCCAAAATCATCAGCTGATCGTCATGGTTGTTCTGCTAATAAGTTTGGTCATGGATCAGGTGAAATAGTGGCCGGAGGaggggatgatgatgatgatggtcaTGTTGTGGTGGAAAATGGTGGTGGTGCTGGTGCTGATcatgaaaataataatgataaagagAATGGTGGTGGTGAGAGCATTATTGATGACATAGTAGCAAAACTGCCTAGAACTCTTTCTG AGGATACAGTTACAGCTCCGGAGCCGGACGAGGCTTCAATATTGTTACACTCTATCATCCATGACTAG